The following are encoded together in the Leptolyngbyaceae cyanobacterium genome:
- a CDS encoding DUF1361 domain-containing protein, with translation MISNQTNSISLVWELIVKNSGWMAWNSFLALLPFALSIWLFCKPRSRTYWWWIPLVLLATFLPKAPFIFQYVIRFIRDNITNYVVWAITLVLIVLDLWLLRTPKSRSFFWWLGFLVFIAFLPNAPYVLTDIIHLIEDIQAGYSVWIITLVLIPQYLLFIIVGFEAYVLSLINLGQYLQKQGWGKLIPAVELGIHALSAIGIYLGRFLRFNSWDLVTELDNVAGSIVDDLTEKRPFIITLITFVVITGLYWLMKQVSLGIMLKSNLKTSIDIDEETANHESQVSQ, from the coding sequence ATGATCTCAAATCAAACAAATTCAATTTCCTTAGTTTGGGAACTTATCGTCAAAAATAGCGGCTGGATGGCTTGGAATTCCTTCTTAGCCTTATTGCCGTTTGCTTTGAGTATTTGGCTATTTTGCAAACCTCGATCGCGTACTTACTGGTGGTGGATTCCTTTGGTGCTTTTAGCTACTTTCTTGCCAAAAGCACCGTTTATTTTTCAGTATGTAATTCGTTTCATCCGCGATAATATCACCAATTATGTAGTTTGGGCAATTACTTTAGTTTTGATCGTATTAGATCTGTGGCTGTTACGCACTCCCAAATCCCGTTCTTTTTTCTGGTGGCTGGGATTCTTAGTTTTTATCGCTTTTTTGCCCAATGCTCCCTATGTTTTAACCGATATCATTCACTTAATTGAAGATATTCAAGCGGGCTATTCAGTCTGGATAATTACCCTAGTTCTGATCCCCCAGTATTTATTGTTCATCATTGTAGGTTTTGAAGCTTATGTTCTATCTTTAATTAATTTAGGCCAATACTTGCAAAAACAAGGATGGGGTAAATTAATTCCGGCGGTTGAGTTAGGAATTCATGCCTTAAGTGCAATTGGAATTTATTTAGGTAGATTTCTCCGATTTAATAGCTGGGATTTAGTGACGGAATTGGATAATGTTGCTGGCAGCATAGTAGATGATTTAACCGAGAAACGCCCCTTCATAATTACTTTAATTACTTTTGTAGTGATTACTGGTTTGTATTGGCTGATGAAACAAGTCAGTTTAGGAATCATGCTCAAAAGTAATCTAAAAACATCTATCGATATTGATGAAGAAACGGCTAATCATGAATCTCAAGTTTCTCAGTAA
- a CDS encoding MASE1 domain-containing protein, which translates to MPINFWRYSVTVVTLAAIYGMTGKLALLMPSMIPQVTLLYPPAGISQAVLFLFGLRMFPGVMLGDFLISLSIGFPSKVAIAMGAIASLQAIVGVMLLRRWGVKPYLEHPQDVLKLVTVSAILSTTIGPTLGVSLLCYSQIQPWSNFGTAWWNWWVGDGMGVLIVMPLLLIWCSQNQTARSYWSEIRQQPQRYVDGGILLILLTIVSWVVFTSLKGTAIANYPLEYLPLPLIIWIAFRFAQRGTVLAIFIVSGIAFWGAAQGIGPFLHHNTNPTNAILYLQVFILVISVTALLLGASVAERQQVEESLRSSQASLSEAQRIAHLGSWNFDLIKQQLSWSDEFYRILGYAPQAFTPNQQSFFKIVHPEDYYSVKQSVKEALKYQKCYAINYRIIRPDGEERIVREQAEIILNQAGKAINITGTVQDITKQKRIEQALVESESRLMELAHNLDRKVRERTEELQIKNQELAASLKTLQETQQQLIQSEKMSSLGNLVAGIAHEINNPVNFIYGNLSHTREYSKALFDLIELYQEEYQNNSDRIEDYVEDIDLEFIKIDLPKILTSMQAGADRIRQIVLSLRNFSRLDEAQMKPVDIHDGIESTLLLLQQRLKGFQGNSSINIVKLYEKLPLIECYPGELNQVFMNLLVNAIDAIEAVPESKKQSGVITIQTQMLKSERVLIKISDTGMGMTKDIKARIFDPFFTTKPVGRGTGLGLSISYQIIVEHHRGQLKCLSEPGKGTELQIEIPLRQSV; encoded by the coding sequence ATGCCAATAAACTTTTGGCGGTACTCAGTCACGGTTGTAACACTGGCGGCGATCTACGGTATGACAGGAAAATTGGCATTATTGATGCCCAGTATGATACCGCAGGTAACGCTGCTTTATCCGCCAGCCGGAATTAGTCAAGCTGTACTTTTTCTTTTCGGACTGCGAATGTTTCCCGGTGTAATGCTGGGGGATTTCTTAATTTCTTTATCGATCGGTTTTCCGAGCAAAGTCGCAATAGCTATGGGTGCGATCGCCAGCTTGCAAGCGATCGTCGGTGTGATGCTGCTGCGGCGCTGGGGCGTCAAACCATATTTGGAGCATCCTCAAGATGTCCTGAAATTAGTTACTGTCTCGGCAATTTTGTCAACTACGATCGGCCCTACTCTAGGCGTATCTCTACTTTGTTACAGTCAAATTCAGCCTTGGAGTAATTTTGGTACAGCTTGGTGGAATTGGTGGGTAGGAGATGGCATGGGTGTTTTGATCGTCATGCCACTATTATTGATTTGGTGTAGCCAAAATCAAACCGCACGTTCCTATTGGTCTGAGATTCGCCAGCAACCACAAAGGTACGTAGATGGAGGAATATTACTGATTTTATTGACGATCGTGAGTTGGGTAGTATTTACATCTCTTAAAGGAACTGCGATCGCAAATTATCCCCTCGAATATTTACCTTTACCGCTAATCATTTGGATCGCCTTTCGATTCGCACAAAGGGGAACCGTCCTAGCCATTTTCATCGTATCTGGAATTGCTTTTTGGGGAGCCGCACAAGGCATTGGCCCTTTTTTACACCATAATACTAATCCAACTAACGCGATTCTTTATCTGCAAGTTTTCATCCTAGTTATTAGCGTCACTGCCCTACTTTTAGGTGCCTCGGTTGCCGAACGCCAACAAGTAGAAGAATCTTTGCGATCCAGCCAAGCCAGTCTATCAGAAGCACAGCGGATCGCCCATTTAGGCAGTTGGAACTTTGATTTAATCAAACAACAATTATCTTGGTCTGACGAATTTTATCGGATTTTAGGATACGCTCCCCAAGCATTTACGCCCAACCAACAATCTTTTTTTAAAATAGTGCATCCAGAAGATTATTATTCGGTTAAACAGTCTGTCAAAGAAGCTTTAAAATACCAAAAATGTTACGCGATTAACTATCGCATCATTCGTCCGGATGGGGAAGAAAGAATCGTGCGAGAACAAGCAGAAATTATTCTAAATCAAGCCGGTAAAGCAATTAACATTACCGGAACTGTACAAGACATTACCAAACAAAAACGAATAGAACAAGCATTGGTAGAATCGGAATCCAGATTAATGGAACTAGCCCATAACTTAGATCGGAAAGTGCGGGAAAGAACAGAAGAATTACAGATCAAAAACCAAGAATTAGCCGCTTCCCTGAAAACGCTCCAGGAAACACAACAGCAGCTAATTCAATCTGAAAAAATGTCTTCTTTAGGAAACTTAGTAGCTGGGATCGCTCATGAAATAAACAATCCCGTTAACTTTATTTATGGTAACCTCAGCCATACCCGCGAATATAGCAAAGCTTTGTTTGATTTAATAGAACTATACCAAGAAGAATATCAAAACAATAGCGATCGGATCGAAGATTACGTCGAAGATATTGATTTAGAATTCATCAAAATTGACCTACCAAAAATTTTAACTTCCATGCAGGCAGGGGCCGATCGCATCCGGCAAATTGTTTTATCTTTACGCAATTTTTCTCGCCTTGACGAAGCACAAATGAAACCAGTAGACATTCATGACGGCATTGAAAGTACGTTATTACTGTTACAACAGCGTCTGAAAGGTTTTCAAGGCAATAGTAGTATTAACATAGTCAAATTATATGAAAAATTACCCCTAATAGAATGTTACCCTGGAGAGTTAAATCAAGTATTTATGAATCTATTAGTTAATGCGATCGATGCAATTGAAGCTGTACCAGAATCAAAAAAGCAATCAGGGGTAATTACCATCCAAACTCAAATGCTGAAATCTGAGAGAGTGCTAATTAAAATCAGCGATACTGGTATGGGAATGACCAAGGATATCAAAGCTCGCATTTTCGATCCTTTTTTTACTACCAAGCCAGTTGGAAGAGGTACGGGATTAGGACTTTCCATTAGCTACCAAATTATTGTCGAACATCATAGAGGCCAGCTAAAATGTCTGTCAGAACCAGGAAAAGGCACTGAGTTACAAATCGAAATTCCTCTCCGACAAAGTGTTTAG